In Allocoleopsis franciscana PCC 7113, a single genomic region encodes these proteins:
- a CDS encoding ISKra4-like element ISMic1 family transposase (programmed frameshift) translates to MTMTPEDKKLLADHIKAIAKILYKNTPQEKIETLEGIETAVRDQVLEHVSPQITFFIGEKTGTESGRIRTIRSCVGRIKITQKQASRLGIEPYRRLSPLLEKCCLLLAANESFQDAENDLKVLTGVEVGHSTHHRQAQKVELSPPNIKQKLTEVCLDGGKVRLRSQEKGKPAYWKEYKTGRLQGIYYGAFFQDNFSLINWVNSQNLARTIYCLGDGHDGVWNLFAQIADDQTRQEILDWYHLKENLYKIQASKKFLEQIEADLWQGVVEEAISKLRKTNYVGATNFISYLRKHRHRLVNYMYFQAEQLSSIASGAVESAVKQIDKRLQIVGAQWKSQNLPQMLQLRCAYLNRQLAPSA, encoded by the exons ATGACAATGACACCAGAAGACAAAAAACTTTTAGCCGACCATATCAAGGCGATAGCTAAAATTCTCTATAAAAATACTCCACAAGAGAAAATTGAGACGTTAGAGGGTATTGAAACAGCGGTGCGCGACCAAGTGCTAGAACATGTCAGCCCCCAAATAACC TTTTTTATCGGAGAAAAGACGGGAACAGAATCGGGACGCATCCGAACGATAAGAAGTTGTGTGGGTCGGATAAAAATCACTCAAAAACAAGCGTCACGTTTAGGAATTGAGCCGTATCGACGGTTAAGTCCTCTTCTGGAAAAATGCTGTTTATTACTTGCAGCAAATGAATCATTTCAAGATGCAGAGAATGACCTGAAAGTCTTGACCGGGGTAGAAGTAGGTCACAGCACTCATCATCGCCAAGCCCAGAAAGTAGAGCTATCGCCACCTAATATTAAACAAAAACTGACAGAAGTTTGTCTCGATGGTGGGAAAGTGCGTTTACGCTCACAGGAAAAAGGTAAACCCGCCTACTGGAAGGAGTATAAAACCGGACGACTACAAGGAATATATTACGGAGCCTTCTTTCAAGATAATTTTTCTCTAATTAATTGGGTGAACAGCCAAAACCTGGCTCGAACCATTTATTGCTTGGGTGATGGACACGATGGGGTGTGGAACCTATTTGCACAAATAGCCGACGACCAGACCCGACAAGAAATTCTTGACTGGTATCATTTGAAAGAGAACCTCTATAAAATTCAGGCATCGAAAAAGTTTTTAGAACAAATCGAAGCAGATTTGTGGCAAGGAGTGGTCGAAGAAGCGATTAGTAAACTCCGGAAAACTAACTATGTCGGGGCTACTAACTTTATAAGTTATCTACGTAAACATAGGCATCGCTTAGTCAATTATATGTACTTTCAAGCCGAACAATTAAGTTCGATTGCTTCGGGAGCTGTAGAGTCTGCGGTCAAACAGATAGACAAGCGGCTACAAATAGTCGGCGCTCAATGGAAGTCCCAAAATTTACCGCAAATGCTGCAACTGCGGTGCGCTTATCTGAATCGACAGCTTGCTCCAAGCGCTTAA
- a CDS encoding restriction endonuclease gives MVNHELIQKQVKIILPEDWDKDTNKKGDFLETLVADLLSKMKFTVEKRVSLTGMEIDIIAKNSGTNKQAFVECKFLKNPFPADVIWKLIGKTWHHDVSYAYLFSTALPGQDAKGAIKEIKDKQEEKPDRKPTLVFVGPEELADWFIDVKRIALPDLSQILVKVITLLITPTQYLWVAEEIKEGDTEGSIPILQEGKRTGSLFAIFTRE, from the coding sequence ATGGTTAACCATGAGCTGATTCAAAAACAGGTTAAAATAATCCTACCTGAAGATTGGGATAAAGATACGAATAAAAAAGGCGATTTTTTGGAGACTTTAGTAGCAGATCTACTCAGTAAAATGAAATTTACTGTAGAGAAGCGTGTAAGTTTAACAGGAATGGAAATTGATATTATAGCTAAGAATTCTGGTACAAACAAACAAGCATTTGTTGAATGCAAATTTCTTAAAAACCCCTTTCCTGCCGATGTTATATGGAAATTAATTGGAAAAACTTGGCATCATGATGTCTCCTATGCCTATTTGTTTTCAACGGCTTTGCCTGGACAGGATGCTAAGGGTGCAATAAAGGAAATAAAAGACAAACAGGAAGAAAAGCCTGATAGAAAGCCGACGTTAGTTTTCGTTGGACCAGAAGAATTAGCTGATTGGTTTATAGATGTAAAAAGAATAGCGCTACCAGATTTGAGTCAAATACTGGTTAAAGTAATTACTTTACTGATAACTCCAACACAATATCTCTGGGTAGCTGAGGAAATAAAAGAGGGCGATACAGAAGGGAGCATCCCAATTTTGCAAGAAGGCAAGAGAACGGGAAGTTTATTCGCGATTTTTACTCGCGAATAA